Proteins from one Cicer arietinum cultivar CDC Frontier isolate Library 1 chromosome 3, Cicar.CDCFrontier_v2.0, whole genome shotgun sequence genomic window:
- the LOC101499767 gene encoding peptidyl-prolyl cis-trans isomerase CYP63, whose amino-acid sequence MSLEKNPCVFLDVSVDGDPVERIVIELFSSIVPKTAENFRALCTGEKGIGESTGKPLHYKGTCFHRVIKGFMAQGGDFSRGNGTGGESIYGGKFADENVKLKHDGPGILSMANSGPNTNGSQFFIIFKRQPHLDGKHVVFGKVAKGLEILKKMEQLGTSDGKPAQPIKIVDCGEISKAKSQHTVEKEKGKRRKSAKSLISDDSSDADKKPSRKRKTSSKDRRKRRRRYSTSDSDSDSDSYSSDSESDSDSDSSYSDSSSSSDGKHQNRKKNNRRHGKKRSIGRKQKRSQHSRRRSKHKSKRSSEGSSDSESESSSASGSSGDKKADRHVSGRKKQADSKAKKNLDTGKQSSSLPLQSQTIPELGVDPKVRRTMDKQSHEEGELSPENGEFLNNRHDIQAEFSKPANQHGYSDDSNRKRDVSPGRSPAGSPTKNSEELKRRALPASPDQKASELAASKHGRGISKSPSPNGMPKRVKKGRGFTERYAFVRRYRTPSPERSPHAYRYGERNIRRNFNRNTSYRSYSERSPPRRFRSPPRRRSRPRYQSRRSQSRSISHSPERGRYRDNGRGRSPIRSVSPEGRRPSISDRLKSRLGARDNQQSPDRDRPKSNSRSNGSSSSRSPDATPPKRYDKRTSVSRSRSRSSSASGHKGLVSYGDASPDYGAR is encoded by the exons GTGAGAAAGGCATCGGAGAATCAACTGGGAAACCTTTGCATTATAAAGGAACATGTTTTCATCGTGTAATTAAAGGGTTTATGGCTCAA GGTGGTGATTTTTCAAGGGGTAATG GCACTGGTGGAGAAAGTATATATGGAGGAAAGTTTGCAG atgaaaatgtcaaactaaAACATGATGGACCTGGTATCCTTTCAATGGCTAATAGTGGTCCTAACACCAACGGATCTCagttttttattatattcaagCGTCAGCCTCATCTTGATGG GAAACATGTTGTTTTCGGAAAAGTTGCCAAGGGATTGGAGATTCTGAAGAAAATGGAGCAGTTGGGAACATCCGACGGGAAACCTGCCCAGCCAATTAAAATTGTTGATTGTGGTGAAATCTCTAAAGCAAAAAGCCAGCATACAGTGGAGAAGGAGAAAG GGAAAAGGAGAAAGTCAGCAAAATCTTTAATTTCTGATGATAGTTCTGATGCCGACAAAAAACCaagtagaaaaagaaaaacatcttCCAAAGACAGAAGGAAGAGAAGGAGGAGATACTCAACATCTGATAGTGACAGTGATAGTGACAGTTATTCCTCAGATTCTGAATCAGATTCTGACTCAGATTCATCGTATTCTGATTCAAGTTCTTCTAGTGATGGGAAACACCAGAATAGGAAGAAAAATAATCGTAGGCATGGGAAGAAGAGAAGTATTGGACGGAAGCAGAAAAGAAGCCAACACAGTCGTAGAAGATCAAAGCACAAGTCCAAAAG GAGTTCTGAAGGTTCAAGTGATTCAGAAAGTGAGAGTTCCAGTGCTAGTGGTAGTTCTGGTGATAAGAAAGCTGATCGTCATGTCTCTGGTCGTAAAAAACAGGCCGACAGCAAAGCTAAAAAAAATCTAG ACACAGGAAAGCAATCTTCTAGCCTTCCCTTACAAAGTCAAACTATTCCAGAACTAGGGGTGGATCCTAAGGTTAGAAGGACTATGGACAAACAATCACACGAAGAAGGTGAATTGTCTCCAGAAAATGGCGAATTTCTGAATAACAGGCATGATATTCAAGCTGAATTTAGTAAACCTGCTAATCAACATGGTTATTCAGATGATTCAAATCGCAAAAG AGATGTGAGTCCCGGAAGAAGTCCTGCTGGGAGTCCTACCAAGAATTCAGAGGAGCTCAAACGACGTGCTTTACCGGCTAGTCCTGACCAAAAAGCATCTGAACTTGCTGCCTCCAAACATGGCCGGGGAATTTCAAAAAGCCCTTCGCCAAATGGTATGCCAAAGCGCGTTAAAAAAGGACGAGGCTTTACGGAGCGTTATGCCTTTGTACGCAGATATCGTACTCCATCTCCAGAGCGGTCTCCCCATGCATATCGTTATGGCGAAAGAAATATAAGAAGGAATTTTAATAG aAATACAAGCTACAGAAGTTATTCTGAGCGCTCACCACCACGACGTTTTCGAAGCCCACCAAGGCGCAGGAGCCGTCCCAG ATACCAGAGCAGAAGAAGTCAGAGTAGGAGCATCTCCCACAGTCCAGAACGAGGCCGATATAGAGACAATGGTCGTGGTCGGAGTCCAATACGTAGTGTTAGCCCAGAAGGCAGGCGACCTTCCATAAGTGACAGATTAAAATCCCGACTTGGTGCACGAGATAATCAACAATCTCCAGACAGAGATAGGCCAAAGTCAAATTCGAGGAGCAATGGCTCTTCAAGTTCAAGATCGCCTGATGCTACACCCCCAAAGCGTTATGACAAAAGGACTTCTGTATCTCGTAGCAGGTCTAGATCGAGCTCTGCATCCGGACATAAGGGTTTGGTTTCGTATGGAGATGCTAGTCCTGA